A stretch of DNA from Anaerobacillus isosaccharinicus:
TAATCGAAGCTACAATTCAACTTGGTGTAGAGAAATAAAATAGTTGTTTAATTTTAAGTGCTTAAAGTCGCATTTAATCGTTACATTTTTAACGAATTTAAAAATAAAGTTGTTTAATTTTTATAGTAAAGGAGTTTTCGGTTTTGAATAAAAGAAAAACTAAGCAAGAAATAGGTTTTATACAAGGGATTGCATATGCAGTGACTATGATAAAACAACATGGAGCAGATGCCCATGATATTATCACTCAATCAGGGATAAAACCCGAAGATTTTATAAAATATGCTGAAAAATCCGATCTTGCTTATTTGCAAGAAATATTTAATACAACTGAAAAATGATTTAGCTACACACATTTTTTAAACAACAATATTATTTTTAAACGACTTTATTATTTTTTAAACAACTTTATTATTCGTCTACACTTGGTTTTAATGAAATAGGTGAGTTTAAATATGATTATCCACACTTAGGTCATAAATGGTATGAACGTATTAAAACTGAATTGTACGAGAAGGAAGGTCAATTATATTATTTTGCAGGAGTTTCAAAATGGTATGGTCACAGTATTTTAGCTATTAAGTTAGGGAAGATAGAGAATAAGAAAGATAAAAATCCCGAATGTATCTTAAAAAAATTAAGAGGTCATTAAAACTGCATATTACGACTATAATGTAAATCACATCCATTATAAAAACAAGCGACCATAAGTATTTTAAAAGGTCGCTTGTTTTTATTTATTTATGAAATATCTTCATTTTATCTATTTTTCTCGAAATATATTTATAGTTTACCTCATCATTATTTTTTTCAAAGTAAGCGTCAAATACTCCACACCTTCTAATAATTACCGTGTTTTGTGATAATCACATTAACATCAATTGTTAGGAGGTTTTTTATGTCAGTAGATGAACGTAAACAAATGTGGGAAGATCGCATCGACGCCTACAGATCCAGTGGAGTGCCAAGTGTCAAAGCTTGGTGTGAACAAAATCAAGTAGGTGTTCAAAGTATGTATAGCTGGATGAAAAGATTGGAAACTGAGCCGACTCACGTCGCTTATCCTCTTACACAATGGGTTGCCATTGATTCATCCAACTCGATTGAAGAAACAGCTACTTTAACAGTTAAGGTAGGCGATGTTTCAATCGAAATTAAAGAAGGCTTCAGCCATTCACTTTTAAATGAAGTACTTCAGGTTCTTCAATCCCATGTTAAGTAAAACACCTATTCAACGAGTCTATTTAGCGGCGGGTGCAACAGATCTGAGAAAGTCGATTGATGGTTTGGCAGCGATTGTTCAAATGAGTTTCCAATTGGATCCTTTCTCTTCCAATCTATTTGTGTTCTGTAATCGCAAACGAGATAAACTAAAGATCCTTCATTGGGATCATAATGGGTTTTGGTTATATTATCGCCGACTGGAAAAAGGCGTTTTTCAATGGCCAGATGAACAAACTACTAAGCCGCTATCGATCAGTCCTCGCCAA
This window harbors:
- the tnpA gene encoding IS66 family insertion sequence element accessory protein TnpA, whose amino-acid sequence is MSVDERKQMWEDRIDAYRSSGVPSVKAWCEQNQVGVQSMYSWMKRLETEPTHVAYPLTQWVAIDSSNSIEETATLTVKVGDVSIEIKEGFSHSLLNEVLQVLQSHVK
- the tnpB gene encoding IS66 family insertion sequence element accessory protein TnpB (TnpB, as the term is used for proteins encoded by IS66 family insertion elements, is considered an accessory protein, since TnpC, encoded by a neighboring gene, is a DDE family transposase.) produces the protein MLSKTPIQRVYLAAGATDLRKSIDGLAAIVQMSFQLDPFSSNLFVFCNRKRDKLKILHWDHNGFWLYYRRLEKGVFQWPDEQTTKPLSISPRQFNWLLDGLPLEQKQAHPKMSAKFII